Below is a window of Pseudanabaenaceae cyanobacterium SKYG29 DNA.
CCCAAAGACCCCATACGATTGTCGCCAGAGTACCCACCACTCCAGAGTTAGGGGAACTAGTTGACAGGGTAGAAAAATGTGCCCAGTCAGTGGGTGTAGCAGCAGAAAGAAGGAAGTTTCGGGGTCATATCACCCTGGGGCGCTTGAAAGATGCTAGGCAGGGACAACCAGTGCTAAACTGTACTCCCAGTCAATCCTTCTGGACAGCTACTCATCTAGTTCTCTATCAAAGTAACCTCACACCCCAGGGCGCAATTTACCAACAGTTAGCTTCTTGGTCTTTTTAGCATAGGCTTGCTCCCCTGCACAAATTACACAAATTAGTTAAGATGTAAAGCCTCGATCGTTTTGGGAGAATATTCCCTGGTTACTAAGTTAATGTGGGACTACAATCCTTGGGGTACAGAGAGCCTGGGACTTGTGAACAGAGTTTACCCAGGGCATTGGTTAGACAGGTTAACTCGCCTTTGGGTAGCAGCAGGTATACAGAGCGGCAAGGAGTTATTGGTGCTGGGCGGAAACTCCGAATACAGTTCCAGGGATGTAAAGAAGCTAGTTTAATTCTCAAAGCCGGACGTGCTAGGTTTGCCTCCAACAGCACTGATGAAGATCAAGAAGAAGGACTACCCCTACAGTTTCACAGGTCGCCGTGCTAGCCTAACATTATTGATTGCTGCTCATCTGTCTCTGATTGTGGTTTCCTTGATAGCTGCGGTCAGGGGGGAGAACAAGAGCTAGATTGTAATCCTTGGGACGGCGATAGCAGGGGGCAGATTGCGGTGGCTGTGATGGTGGGAATCTTGACTGTGGTGGCTGTGATGCGGGTAGCACCCCCCTAGCGTTTTCCGACAAGTTGTGCTATCTTCTGGCGCAGTGGTGGTTTAGTCAAAAGGGAGTAATAGGGATGGATGCTAATAGTATCCTCGGATACCGAGAGATGTATGAGGAGCATTGCGACGAAATTATGGATGAACTGTTTACGGATGTAGAACAGTCTCTTCGCCTCCATCGAGAACGCCGCCGCCCTGAACCCCAGCCCTCTACCGAGGAACCGCTAGTAGTTAGTCTGGTCAAGGTTGATGTAGCAAATACCCAAGTGCCCATCCTGGCAGAGGTAGTGCCCTCCTGGGTTGACCCTACTCCGCCAATTGTTATCCCTCCTGTTGCTCCCCCCCCTGCTAGTAGTGGTGTTGACAAATTTTTCCTGGGCACAGCCCTGGCTTCTATGCTCATCGGTGCGGCGGTAGTGCTAGGGCACTATTTTGTTGTGCAACGATCGTTGGTGCAAGAACCCACACCTACCCCTGTAGCTACAGAGAGTAAAACTCCCGACCGCAAAACCGTTGAATTTGCCAGTGAGATTAAAACAGCTTTTCAAACTGCTACTCCTGCTCAACTGAGTCCTGCCAATAGTTCGGCTCCTTCTGCTTCTGCACCCCCTGCCCCAGAGGCTCCCGCTCCTACACCCCCTCAAACTGTTGTGCAGTATGTGCCTGTGTACTCCCCCCCGCCGGTAGACCCCCCTAGCTACCGCGAGCCTGCCCCTGAACCTGTGTATACGAAACCTGCGACTACAGCAAAAGCCCCTGCCGTGGAACCACTGCCTGCTCCTCCCAGTTCCTCCACTACTCTATCGGGGACTTTTATGTTGGAACCCAACGATCGTTCCTATGTCCTGGTTGAGACTGATGGTGCCGTCCAGTCTGTGCCTGTTGGCGGCGTGGTAGGTTCGACGGGTTGGCGGCTGAAAACGGTTGACCAAAATACTGCCATTCTGGAAAAGGACGGACAGACCCGATCGGTAGCAGTTGGGCAAAAATTCTAGGGCTTGATGCGGGCACCCCGCCACAGTAGTTTTTCCTGCAGGGAGCGAAAATAGGAGTAGTCTTCAGCGAGGATAATAAACTGGGTGAGGGCATCGGCACGGCTAATTTCTACCTGCTGTCCCTGACCAATTGGGGTTGCCAGCACTCCATCCGCCCAGAGTTTCAAATCGGTATCGGGTTTGGTGGGAGAAATGTGCACAACTAGGCGAGGGGGCAGAACAATAGAGCGGCTAGATAGGCTCATAGGGCAAATGGGCGTGATGATAATTGCCTCCATCCCAGGGTGGAGAATTGGCCCGCTTGCTGCTACTGTGTAGGAAGTGGAGCCAGTGGGAGTTGCCACAATCAACCCGTCTCCGTGGTGTTGGTCTACCAGTTCCCCGTCAATAAATACGTCGAGAAAAGCAGTCACCATCCGATCGGGAGCGGCGGGCTTAATGCACATCTCATTCAGACAGTAGAAGACTTTGTCATTGCCCGTGACTCTGGCTTGCAACATCATGCGCCGATCGATGGCAAATTGATCCCCTAGCAACCGATCCCATACCCCTTGGGAATCCTGGAGTTGTTCCGCCCCATGGGTGAGAAAGCCCAGGTGTCCGCCGATATTTACTGCCAAAATGGGAACTCCCAAGGGTGCCAAATGCCGCGCTGCCCCCAGGGCTGCCCCGTCTCCCCCCAGCACGATCGCTAAGTCAATATCATCATGGAAAGAAGCAACAAACACAGGATAGGGATTGTCGTTACTGCCACTGGGACCCATGAGGACATGACAACCCCGCTCTGATAACTCTTTATTGCAGCGTTCTGCCCACTCTAACGCCAGAGAATGACCCGATCGGTAGGCAATAATGACATTTTTTAGTTCCACACCCTCACCTTTCCGCCAGTAAACATGCCCACTTTTCTGCTGTCCTTACCTCCTTGACTCGCCAGCCCGCTAATTCTAGCTCCGTGACCAACACCTCCGTCTGTTCCCCCAAAATCCCACTGTAGACAGCCCAATTTCCTAGTTTAGCCAACTGGGGCAACATCTGCCGTATCGGTTCCAACAGAATATTGCACACTACCCCCGCCACGGTCTCTGTCACAGTATCCTCTATTTTCTCTCCCACTACTAACCGCTCCTCAGGCAACTGATTCAACTGCCAATTGTGGATAGTCGCCTGGATTGCCAAGGGGTCAATATCAATCCCATAAACACGCTCTGCCCCCAACAAATAAGCAGCAACACTCAAAATACCCGACCCACACCCCACATCCACAATCGCTCCTGTTTGCCTAGACACCAATTCTTCTAGGGCTGCCAAGCACATTCTGGTAGTGGGATGTTCTCCTGACCCAAAAGCACTACCAGGATCAAGGCGCAGGATCAGCCGATCGGTCTTCTCTGGTACAGGCAGCCAGGCAGGATAAATTAGCAGGGAGCGCCCCACCGCTTGGGGTTGCCAATGTTGTTTCCAGGCATTACTCCAATCCTCCTCCGGGAGGATCTGCCAGCTAACCTGACAACTAGCCTGCTCTGCACACACAGCCAGGGCAAAATCCTGCAAATCCTCCTCCCCTAAGGTCAGAGCTGGTATATAGCCCCTCACCTGCAACCGATCCCCTTCCCTGCTTGTCACCGCTCCCTGACAGCCCAACTCCTGCAACTGCCAGATTGCCATCTCCTCTGCCGACTCGTCGAACAACTGGGGCTTAATGGTTATAGTAATCTGCCACCAATCAATCCTGGACATACTCCGTGTTATGGTAGAGCGCCCATTCCGCCTTCTGTAACTCCCGCCCCAGGTAAGCACTATGGCTGAATTGACTGACAGGCACAGGCTCCGTTTTCTCGAAAATCTCCACACAAACTTGCTTAGCAGTTTTACCCCGGAAAACCCGTGTTGGTATACGACCTGTTCTGCCCTTGGCGGGAATTACCTCCCCTGTCTCTGGGTTCACTGCTAATCCCTGTTCGTTAATAACGTTAGTGTAATGCTCTGCCACGATGAGCTGGTCCACCCGATCGACATAGATGATAAAATAGCCGGCTGGGTCTAGGTGCAAATCCCGTTTCGATAACTCCTCATCAATTGCGCGGTAATCCGTCATAGGTTAGCCAAAATACAGTGCCCTCTATTTTAGAGTAGCCCTACGCAATGCCTCCCCTAGGGACTCGATCGTAATTGGTTTACTCAAATAATCGTCCATCCCCGCTGCCAAGCAGGTCTCCCGATCCCCCCGCATCGCATTAGCCGTTATCGCAATAATGTAGGGTTGATGGCGGCACTCCTGGCGAATCCGTTGCGTAGCAGTGAGACCATCCATCTCTGGCATTTGCACATCCATGAGAACTATATCATAGTCCTGCTGCTGCAGACGGTGAAGAGCTTCAGTACCGTTCTTAGCAATAGTAGGGTTGTAGCCCAGGCGCTGCAGCATTTTCTGTGCCACTTTCTGGTTGACAGGGTTATCCTCCACAATCAATACCCGCAAGGGGGACAGGGGCTGGCAGACAATAGGACTAGGGGAAGGGGATATAGCAATAGACATGAAGATTTGCTCCAGTAAGTATCTACAGGCTTGGGGTTTGAGGGGTTTAAGCAAACTGTATCCCTGCGGTTGGTGCAAGGGTGGTTGCAAAACTACGATCGGGATAGTCCCTGGGGAACCAGACTGCCAAACTTCCCCCTGTAAT
It encodes the following:
- a CDS encoding NAD(+) kinase, which translates into the protein MELKNVIIAYRSGHSLALEWAERCNKELSERGCHVLMGPSGSNDNPYPVFVASFHDDIDLAIVLGGDGAALGAARHLAPLGVPILAVNIGGHLGFLTHGAEQLQDSQGVWDRLLGDQFAIDRRMMLQARVTGNDKVFYCLNEMCIKPAAPDRMVTAFLDVFIDGELVDQHHGDGLIVATPTGSTSYTVAASGPILHPGMEAIIITPICPMSLSSRSIVLPPRLVVHISPTKPDTDLKLWADGVLATPIGQGQQVEISRADALTQFIILAEDYSYFRSLQEKLLWRGARIKP
- the prmA gene encoding 50S ribosomal protein L11 methyltransferase; protein product: MSRIDWWQITITIKPQLFDESAEEMAIWQLQELGCQGAVTSREGDRLQVRGYIPALTLGEEDLQDFALAVCAEQASCQVSWQILPEEDWSNAWKQHWQPQAVGRSLLIYPAWLPVPEKTDRLILRLDPGSAFGSGEHPTTRMCLAALEELVSRQTGAIVDVGCGSGILSVAAYLLGAERVYGIDIDPLAIQATIHNWQLNQLPEERLVVGEKIEDTVTETVAGVVCNILLEPIRQMLPQLAKLGNWAVYSGILGEQTEVLVTELELAGWRVKEVRTAEKWACLLAER
- a CDS encoding DUF4346 domain-containing protein, with product MTDYRAIDEELSKRDLHLDPAGYFIIYVDRVDQLIVAEHYTNVINEQGLAVNPETGEVIPAKGRTGRIPTRVFRGKTAKQVCVEIFEKTEPVPVSQFSHSAYLGRELQKAEWALYHNTEYVQD